A window of the Phaseolus vulgaris cultivar G19833 chromosome 5, P. vulgaris v2.0, whole genome shotgun sequence genome harbors these coding sequences:
- the LOC137835265 gene encoding uncharacterized protein, which translates to MGCAGSSQSKPDGAVKKIRKPKSWKHPQPITKTQLTQLRDEFWDTAPHYGGRKEIWDALRAAAEADLTLAQAIVDSAGVIVQSSDLTVCYDERGAKYELPKYVLSEPTNLIRDS; encoded by the exons ATGGGTTGTGCTGGATCTTCACAATCCAAGCCTGATG GTGCAGTAAAAAAGATCCGGAAGCCTAAGTCGTGGAAGCATCCTCAGCCCATAACAAAGACTCAGCTAACACAATTACGTGATGAATTTTGGGACACAGCTCCTCACTATGGTGGCCGGAAAG AGATTTGGGATGCTCTTCGAGCTGCTGCAGAGGCTGATCTTACTTTAGCACAAGCGATTGTGGATAGTGCTGGGGTAATTGTCCAAAGTTCTGACTTGACAGTATGCTATGATGAAAGAG GAGCAAAGTATGAGCTACCCAAGTACGTATTGAGTGAGCCAACTAACCTGATTCGGGACAGTTAA